The DNA window ttttcttatgcgACGAAAGTCATGTCGCTAtcacataactttttttaaaaaacaaaaaaagtagatcaagataaaaaataaaggcatgACACATGAGCCTAAATACGGGTCATGTGCCTGGGTTGTTTTGTAACAATCCcatgactttttttaattgggtttttttttaattacattatttaatgctgagtttttattgaattttatcatttattattggTTTGATtgtgaatcaatttttttcttttttttcaattacatcattTAATGCTGGGTTTTTATTGAATCTTATTATTCATTATTGGTTTGATTGTGAATCAGTATtcgtattttttatcatataataaattttaaaaaataatttaacccgGTAGATTCAGAAACCTAAATCACGAGTTTGACGAGTTGATTATGGTGAAACTTGcatgttttttcctttgatttttatttctttagacATACCCAAACAACAAGGTCATGTCAGGAAAATTCCCACGCGATTTAACTTAAAACCTAGGGCAAGTAAGGAGTCGGATCAATATTTgttttgctatttgtttttgaaatttttattttttttttcaatttaatcttttaatattggggtTTTATCATCCAGtattgagttaattataaatCGGTATtcgtattttttatgataaaatgaaataaaaaattaatttaacccaaTAGATTTTATAACCCGGGTCACGGGTTTGATGGGTTGACTAGAGTGAAcctgtcatgttttttttttctttaatttttttttcttttgacctACCCAGTCGATAAAATCATGTCAAgacgatttaatttaaaattagggttaaataaagaattaggttgaaattttgtaaatttaaacTGTTATACCAATGTCCAgaaatttttgataatttaaatattatttcctATGTTCTAAAATAAATGATTCATGCCGCAACAACCTAGTTCATTACTTAATGATACTTGTAGACGAGGGGAAACAAATTAAATCAGGGAGGACGACTGCCCCTCATCCTGTCATCCACCCTGTAGCCCCGCCACTGCTAAAAAGACTAATTTAaacgaaaaaaacaaatgcataaaCAGAGTCCTTCATACGTAATCATCTAACTTATTTTTGGAGATATAAACATTTGACTGTATCCAAACTCACCGCTTCCATTTTTTTACTCGATTATGAAAATTCAACGGTCAATTTCTATCTCTATCAACATCACTAACCAGACCGAAGACTCTCGCCCTTTTATTCCCCTGGACCACTTGGCCGAACCCAGAACCCGAGGCCCGGTTCTCCACAACAGCGTTCAAAGCCCGTTTCAAAATCCCAACATCCTCCTCTCCACCACTGCCATTATCCCACCTCATCACTACCACACTCTTGGTCCGGCCAGCCACCGTCATCATCTCGGCCCGCACCGCCCTGGCCCTCACAGACTTAATCGCTCGAGTCAAATCCATATGCAGACCCGGTCTATCTTCACAACAAACACTCACTTTTATCATCTTCTCTTCATGACCACAGCAACTCAGCGTAGCCTCGTCTACTTCTCCAGGATATGGCCAGTTCTCTTCGGGCTCTAATCCGCTGCTACAGTTATTACTATACTGCCGTGCCGACCCAGCTGCCTTCATTTTTAGGTCTCTCACGTGATGCACTACTTGAGCCAGCAACGAGGCCTTGTCTGTCTGCGTTTATACACGAGAAACAAATTAACGTAGTTATTATCATATCACAACAACGTCCTacaaatttgtttaaatttaggTCTTAAAGTATTAGAAAGAGGAttttatacatatacatacatacatatatatgtgcatgtatatgtatgtatgtaataTAACCTTGGTGGGGTTGGGAAGGAGAGTACGGAGGGTGGAGAGGTGGGCGTTGATACGTTGTCTG is part of the Populus trichocarpa isolate Nisqually-1 chromosome 2, P.trichocarpa_v4.1, whole genome shotgun sequence genome and encodes:
- the LOC7461821 gene encoding transcription factor bHLH30; amino-acid sequence: MHPFQSFYYLNQDGHIPEPSLVNMMDGGESILSSASKTEAKISTESSCKSHKETERRRRQRINAHLSTLRTLLPNPTKTDKASLLAQVVHHVRDLKMKAAGSARQYSNNCSSGLEPEENWPYPGEVDEATLSCCGHEEKMIKVSVCCEDRPGLHMDLTRAIKSVRARAVRAEMMTVAGRTKSVVVMRWDNGSGGEEDVGILKRALNAVVENRASGSGFGQVVQGNKRARVFGLVSDVDRDRN